A portion of the Clostridium gelidum genome contains these proteins:
- a CDS encoding phage tail tape measure protein → MAGYKNSISIGIKIDDINKVKNDLQKQLDGIKGINAKIDTAQLDVSKIQSSIQTQLNSMNFTIKMGKVDVSGIDTVINKTKQATQEAQQFKNVMGKSLNIGDGAKAFDDLQKRANEIRNTVDSLAKIDFNTTKNGGVKDATITYTDNMGKLVTETMKWKQVMSEADGVVKNVFTTTNVKVSENIQQLGKLEAKVESIKSKMQGKLSTANAMGIDPTLINELKTQLNSINVNTPISKINELKTQINALGGNSSANINKLQSAINSLTTRISNIKSSKMDIINSNDITELRTAESEVNRLKQLLSEVKAGKIIDGKVISSEVMTARNSVSQLSTAINGVKANVSSLGSVFKSVFSYAIGGSVVFAGLSQLRQGLSDIKNVDDSLRDLKRVSGDVSDSVLSKFPEKANEMGISLGRTTEDAITATATFKQLGYTFKEASEYMAKNSLVLSNVGDMSASDSASSLVSILKGFKLEAKDTTQVVDVLNEAGNRFAITTKDLTEGLRIGGASLALANNDLAQSTALITTGTEVLRDSNMVANGLKTISMRIRGVKDDEGELVPKMREDLQSIANVDIKNVNGGFKSTYEIIKSLGEKWSTFSDIQKANLSEEIAGKNRANVFASLMQNYQQLDKVYQMVGQSAGSAKNEQESYMNSISGKLNTFKETVKAVWLNLGNSDGIKSLLSGSANVVGGLNNIIKTFGAMPTVIMGVVGAMTLFNTKFRESMTIYQPTSITNWIKGLEGIKTTWASVAQTATQNITSTKQNITYMNSIGENASKAKVQLAGYQGQLLLANIAQKACAVGAMALQMALSMGLSLVISYAITKVMELANAQENLKKSNEDVISSYNSTKESVASATQLLAEKKKVEEQLANTNDGTKENKDLKEKLLEVERQLAQALPNSVSGWDAQGKALATNNKLIQAQIDLKNKQLQQDSIKQLKDNTTMFDADIKSFKNMQQTLENYKKSREEVIAKNASAKASGNKLIEFSTQQAINDYNKEISAMETSVAQRRLLILQLVQTGKSYKEIADNIGETEDVVKSYTDSVSDNTQQQKQNSNQSEKVADKTKIVATAMKELNSGASISKESLQALQEAYPAMGINADNAKDSVQKLNDEISKNTADEHAKDIQKATDAYAKATQEISKCNGFIDRLNKSQAMTPAIASAISKAYPEIGDNINKVATAQEFLNQKIKEEQLAQASAYEIMQGDSEEFYQNKIASNQEYQNAYENLLSAFVSDGQKADNIDFGNYKTLNELKQGTQHQFGVAIENWLVSFVGESAKGYATDFENFRSTAEQKASVLDKLNQEIKKINANLAGAEAMKTVYEGTKQRLEWQGNDLGQSNMDKFLEESNDKAISQYKAKKEQLNGAIQEVDTKFDNFGASMKGFSGGGLGGTSDFSGTGGDSGKKAEEEAKKAHEELVKNEKETLTKITDAYDEAKNKIEDSIEEINYNEKLLGDSNDGENFTKKMELTNQKLGEQNKIVGESDKQLQALKNTTVTTEEAQKALSSEVLKASKELRNEKLEIASLNEEMKKSNEEQVKKKLETQQKLEEIQMEVKQNKEKKDLTYQIYGFTEDEWNTYKNSRKDEINQEISDLQDRTNADEDNLSAKDALIAKQHELNDLDKESYNNIKDFQSAYEEIHNQRLTAIDDELKALEKTHDAEEKENNLLEKKKALTEAQISLEKAKNDKSLYQYKKNEQTGVWDFEWVVNEENVKTAQDTYDKANKDLKDYQSDQDYETKKSELEQRKTDEDTLIKIKKDSYDKQQKILEETQATEKSTFEYHYSDMDKLVEQEMKDLSAKYGDNWKIIYETIDKNLTDVEKRYDNLAKMKAILGIDGLASSSNKATNSNTAIGTTTDVNGNVVKNTSKNDIINNNSESQVKQELQTYTDALQNKLDIMTKYATQMIKVKAGFESSILNLQNVGQKAQYDSYTTFALKYSNFSDKFLELLQLIYDFRFTNIVNLSTHMQDLIKESLLSCEEAYKKFVAMSSAMGIDVNGSIDISSALTEFEKYKQSVADWTKTKEDTYTNEKNNPLTNPTSLSDYESKYNVNANDISKNPLYDYSKRAELYNNSWASMFSSDVIAQMGRYNVNSSGMASLNSQLGTVTNNSSKSSSITNYQIDKIEMTATDDPIATFNSIVEYANQKAVLKS, encoded by the coding sequence ATGGCAGGGTATAAGAATAGTATAAGTATTGGTATCAAAATTGATGATATTAATAAAGTTAAAAATGACCTACAAAAACAATTAGATGGAATAAAAGGAATAAATGCTAAGATTGATACTGCTCAATTGGATGTATCTAAAATACAAAGTAGCATACAAACTCAATTAAACAGTATGAATTTTACTATTAAAATGGGTAAGGTAGATGTAAGTGGAATTGATACGGTAATCAATAAAACAAAACAAGCTACTCAAGAAGCACAACAATTTAAAAATGTAATGGGTAAATCATTAAATATAGGTGATGGTGCAAAAGCATTTGATGACCTTCAAAAAAGAGCTAATGAAATTAGAAATACAGTAGATTCTTTAGCTAAAATAGATTTTAATACAACTAAAAATGGTGGAGTTAAAGATGCCACAATTACATATACAGATAACATGGGTAAACTTGTAACTGAAACAATGAAATGGAAACAAGTTATGAGTGAAGCTGATGGAGTAGTTAAGAATGTATTTACTACAACTAATGTTAAAGTAAGTGAAAATATTCAACAACTAGGGAAATTAGAAGCAAAAGTTGAATCTATTAAATCCAAAATGCAAGGAAAATTATCTACAGCTAATGCTATGGGAATTGACCCAACATTAATAAATGAATTAAAAACTCAACTTAATAGTATTAATGTTAATACTCCTATAAGTAAGATAAATGAATTAAAAACTCAAATTAATGCATTAGGTGGAAATAGTTCAGCTAATATAAATAAATTACAAAGTGCTATTAATTCATTAACTACTAGAATTAGCAATATTAAATCTAGTAAAATGGATATTATTAATTCTAATGATATTACTGAATTAAGAACTGCTGAAAGTGAAGTTAATAGATTAAAACAATTATTATCGGAAGTTAAGGCAGGAAAAATAATTGATGGTAAGGTTATAAGTTCTGAGGTTATGACTGCTAGAAATAGTGTTAGTCAATTATCTACTGCTATTAATGGAGTAAAGGCAAATGTTTCATCATTAGGAAGTGTTTTTAAAAGTGTATTTTCTTATGCTATAGGTGGAAGTGTAGTATTTGCAGGATTAAGCCAATTAAGACAAGGACTTAGTGACATTAAGAACGTTGATGATAGTTTAAGGGATTTAAAACGTGTTAGTGGAGACGTTTCAGATTCTGTATTAAGTAAATTTCCAGAGAAAGCTAATGAAATGGGAATCTCATTAGGAAGAACAACCGAAGATGCTATAACAGCAACAGCTACTTTTAAACAATTAGGGTATACATTCAAAGAAGCAAGTGAATATATGGCTAAGAATAGTTTAGTATTATCAAATGTTGGGGATATGTCAGCAAGTGATAGTGCTTCAAGTTTAGTATCAATTTTGAAGGGTTTCAAGCTTGAAGCCAAAGATACAACACAAGTAGTTGATGTTCTAAATGAAGCAGGAAATAGGTTTGCGATTACTACAAAGGATTTGACCGAGGGATTAAGAATTGGTGGTGCTTCGCTTGCTTTAGCTAATAATGATTTAGCACAATCAACAGCTTTAATTACAACAGGAACTGAGGTTCTTCGTGACAGTAATATGGTAGCCAATGGACTAAAAACTATAAGTATGAGAATCCGAGGTGTAAAAGATGATGAAGGTGAATTAGTTCCTAAAATGAGAGAAGACCTTCAATCAATAGCAAATGTTGATATAAAAAATGTAAATGGTGGCTTTAAATCTACTTATGAAATCATTAAATCTCTTGGAGAAAAGTGGAGTACCTTCTCAGATATTCAAAAGGCTAATTTAAGTGAGGAAATAGCAGGAAAAAATCGTGCAAATGTTTTCGCTTCATTGATGCAAAACTACCAACAATTAGATAAAGTATATCAAATGGTTGGACAAAGTGCTGGTTCTGCTAAGAATGAGCAAGAATCTTACATGAATAGTATATCTGGAAAGCTAAATACATTTAAGGAAACAGTAAAAGCTGTATGGTTAAATTTAGGTAATTCAGATGGAATAAAATCATTATTATCTGGTAGTGCAAATGTAGTCGGTGGATTGAATAATATAATCAAAACATTTGGTGCTATGCCAACAGTAATAATGGGTGTTGTTGGAGCAATGACATTATTCAATACTAAATTTAGAGAATCAATGACAATATATCAACCAACATCTATAACTAATTGGATTAAAGGGTTAGAAGGAATAAAAACAACATGGGCAAGTGTAGCTCAAACTGCCACTCAAAATATTACTTCTACAAAGCAAAATATAACATATATGAATTCCATAGGAGAAAATGCCAGCAAAGCAAAAGTTCAATTAGCAGGATATCAAGGACAATTATTGTTAGCAAATATTGCACAAAAAGCTTGTGCAGTCGGAGCAATGGCATTACAAATGGCTCTATCTATGGGGTTATCTTTAGTTATATCTTATGCAATTACTAAAGTAATGGAATTAGCTAATGCTCAAGAAAACTTAAAGAAATCTAATGAGGATGTTATATCTAGCTATAATAGTACAAAAGAAAGTGTAGCAAGTGCAACACAATTATTAGCTGAAAAGAAAAAAGTTGAAGAACAATTAGCTAATACTAATGATGGAACTAAAGAAAATAAAGATTTAAAAGAAAAATTATTAGAAGTTGAAAGACAATTAGCACAAGCATTACCAAATAGTGTTAGTGGTTGGGATGCACAAGGAAAGGCTCTTGCAACTAATAATAAATTAATTCAAGCACAAATAGATTTAAAGAATAAACAATTACAACAGGATTCTATAAAACAATTAAAAGATAATACAACTATGTTTGATGCAGATATAAAGAGTTTTAAAAATATGCAACAAACTTTAGAAAATTATAAAAAGTCAAGAGAAGAAGTAATTGCTAAAAATGCAAGTGCAAAAGCAAGTGGAAATAAATTAATCGAATTTTCAACGCAACAAGCTATAAATGATTATAACAAAGAAATTTCAGCTATGGAAACATCGGTTGCACAAAGAAGATTATTAATTTTACAATTAGTACAGACAGGAAAATCTTATAAAGAAATTGCTGATAATATTGGTGAAACAGAAGATGTTGTAAAGAGTTATACTGACTCAGTAAGCGATAACACACAACAACAAAAACAAAATTCTAATCAATCTGAAAAAGTTGCTGATAAAACAAAAATTGTAGCAACTGCAATGAAAGAATTAAATTCTGGAGCAAGTATAAGTAAAGAGAGTTTACAAGCATTACAAGAAGCATATCCTGCTATGGGAATAAATGCTGATAATGCAAAAGATAGTGTTCAAAAATTGAATGATGAAATTAGTAAAAATACAGCCGATGAACATGCTAAAGATATTCAAAAAGCTACTGATGCATATGCAAAAGCTACTCAAGAGATTTCTAAATGTAATGGATTTATTGATAGATTGAATAAATCACAAGCTATGACACCTGCAATTGCAAGTGCTATTAGTAAAGCCTATCCAGAAATTGGTGACAATATTAATAAAGTTGCTACAGCACAAGAGTTCTTAAATCAGAAAATAAAAGAAGAACAATTAGCACAGGCTTCGGCATATGAAATTATGCAAGGAGATTCAGAAGAATTTTACCAAAATAAGATTGCTTCCAATCAAGAATATCAAAATGCTTATGAAAATTTATTAAGTGCCTTTGTTTCAGATGGACAAAAAGCAGATAATATAGATTTTGGAAATTATAAAACTCTTAATGAATTAAAACAGGGTACTCAGCATCAATTTGGTGTAGCTATAGAAAATTGGCTCGTATCATTCGTTGGGGAATCAGCTAAAGGATATGCTACAGATTTTGAGAATTTTCGTTCAACAGCAGAGCAAAAAGCCAGTGTATTAGATAAGTTAAATCAAGAAATTAAGAAAATTAATGCAAATTTAGCTGGTGCAGAAGCAATGAAAACAGTATATGAGGGGACTAAGCAAAGGTTAGAGTGGCAAGGAAATGATTTAGGACAATCTAATATGGATAAATTTTTAGAAGAGTCGAATGACAAAGCTATCTCTCAATATAAAGCAAAAAAAGAACAATTAAATGGAGCAATTCAAGAAGTAGATACTAAATTTGATAATTTTGGTGCTAGTATGAAAGGATTCTCTGGTGGTGGATTAGGTGGAACTTCTGATTTTAGTGGAACTGGTGGAGACTCAGGTAAAAAGGCTGAGGAAGAAGCAAAAAAGGCTCATGAAGAATTAGTTAAAAATGAAAAAGAAACACTTACTAAAATAACTGATGCTTATGATGAAGCTAAAAATAAGATCGAAGATAGTATTGAAGAAATTAATTACAATGAAAAACTATTAGGAGATTCTAATGACGGTGAAAATTTCACTAAAAAGATGGAATTAACAAACCAAAAATTAGGAGAACAAAATAAAATAGTTGGTGAATCTGACAAACAGTTACAGGCTTTGAAAAATACAACAGTAACAACCGAAGAAGCTCAAAAGGCATTGTCATCAGAGGTTTTAAAAGCTTCAAAAGAGTTAAGAAATGAAAAGCTTGAGATTGCTTCACTCAATGAAGAAATGAAAAAATCTAATGAAGAACAGGTTAAAAAGAAACTTGAAACACAACAAAAGCTTGAAGAAATACAAATGGAAGTTAAGCAAAATAAAGAAAAGAAAGACTTAACATACCAAATATATGGTTTTACAGAAGATGAATGGAATACATATAAAAATTCTAGAAAAGATGAAATCAATCAAGAAATTTCTGATTTACAAGATAGGACAAATGCAGATGAAGATAATCTTAGTGCAAAAGATGCTTTAATTGCTAAACAACATGAATTGAATGACCTTGATAAAGAATCTTATAATAATATAAAAGACTTTCAATCTGCTTATGAAGAAATACATAATCAGCGTTTAACTGCTATTGATGATGAATTAAAGGCTTTAGAAAAGACACATGATGCAGAAGAAAAGGAAAATAATTTATTAGAGAAGAAAAAAGCTTTAACCGAAGCACAAATTTCTTTAGAAAAAGCTAAAAATGATAAATCATTATACCAGTATAAAAAGAATGAACAAACAGGGGTTTGGGATTTTGAATGGGTAGTCAATGAAGAAAATGTAAAAACTGCTCAAGATACATATGATAAGGCTAATAAAGATTTAAAAGATTATCAAAGTGACCAAGATTATGAAACTAAAAAATCTGAATTAGAGCAACGAAAAACAGACGAAGATACATTGATTAAGATTAAGAAGGATAGCTATGATAAACAACAAAAGATATTAGAGGAAACTCAAGCAACTGAAAAGTCTACATTTGAATATCATTACTCAGATATGGATAAATTAGTAGAACAAGAAATGAAAGACCTATCTGCCAAGTACGGAGATAATTGGAAAATTATTTATGAAACTATTGATAAAAACCTTACTGACGTTGAAAAGAGATATGATAATTTAGCTAAAATGAAAGCTATTTTGGGTATTGATGGACTTGCTAGTTCTTCTAATAAAGCAACAAATTCTAATACAGCTATAGGAACTACAACAGATGTTAATGGAAATGTTGTTAAGAATACAAGTAAAAATGATATTATAAACAATAATAGTGAATCACAAGTTAAACAGGAACTACAAACATATACAGATGCTCTGCAAAACAAATTAGATATAATGACTAAATATGCTACACAAATGATTAAAGTTAAAGCAGGTTTTGAAAGTAGTATATTAAATTTACAAAATGTTGGACAAAAGGCACAATATGATAGTTATACTACATTTGCATTAAAATATTCTAATTTTAGTGATAAATTCTTAGAATTATTACAATTGATTTATGACTTTAGATTTACCAATATTGTAAATTTATCTACCCATATGCAAGATTTAATAAAGGAATCATTATTGAGTTGTGAAGAAGCTTATAAGAAGTTTGTGGCTATGAGTTCTGCAATGGGAATTGATGTTAATGGTTCAATTGATATTAGTAGTGCATTAACAGAATTTGAAAAATATAAACAAAGTGTAGCAGATTGGACTAAGACAAAAGAGGATACATATACAAATGAAAAGAATAATCCTTTGACTAATCCAACTTCATTATCTGATTATGAATCCAAATATAATGTAAATGCTAATGATATAAGTAAGAATCCATTGTATGACTATTCTAAAAGGGCAGAACTATATAATAATAGTTGGGCATCTATGTTTTCATCTGATGTAATAGCACAAATGGGTAGATATAATGTTAATAGTTCTGGTATGGCATCCTTAAATTCACAACTGGGAACAGTAACAAATAATAGTAGTAAATCAAGTTCTATTACTAATTACCAAATAGACAAAATAGAAATGACTGCTACAGATGACCCAATAGCAACATTTAATAGTATAGTAGAATATGCTAATCAAAAGGCAGTATTAAAAAGCTAA
- a CDS encoding DEAD/DEAH box helicase: protein MKLRPYQIECLDKVREMNIGEKKICYLPTGSGKTVIMSAIANETKGRVLIVVMSTELRLQTIDKLKIICGDNVDVGSVQAEINETNAKIIIATRQSLTHPKSHRMEELLNKGNFNIVMIDECHIAISQYKKIIEAVGDNVKVIGMSATPWNDSLKGVFDGFVYQKELIEMIEEKYLCEPKCFAIQTDCDLSNVKTVGGEFVQRDLAEVVDNVARNELIVKSYIEKAKDRKQTIVFATSIDHATNLSNCFKLNGISSESIDSTVDKDARKQVFEDFISGKFKVLVNVNICSIGLDIPSVDCIILARPTKSKMLYVQQLGRGLRLSPETNKKNCLILDIVDNVKKFNLVNCKSIFDMENGETLEEAKLRKQYEKEEKERLLEEQKGIEEEEERLRLQEIELFNSRVDNILSSSTFDWFMGSFKYNNQYEDVAILSANSNIDHYVIKIDGEFQAFEYTRLKGYDFNLELIESNKDLLELMQLVQDKSIYNGSSFINKNSKWKYEEATEKQILACKQSVRTKWEAHKYFSKKNMYFALRDRLG from the coding sequence ATGAAATTAAGACCTTATCAGATAGAATGTTTAGATAAAGTTAGAGAAATGAATATAGGAGAAAAGAAAATATGTTACTTACCAACTGGCTCAGGAAAAACAGTGATAATGAGTGCAATTGCAAATGAAACTAAAGGAAGAGTTCTTATTGTTGTTATGAGTACAGAGTTACGTCTACAGACTATAGATAAACTGAAAATTATTTGTGGAGATAATGTTGATGTTGGAAGTGTACAAGCCGAAATAAATGAAACTAATGCAAAGATTATTATTGCAACAAGACAAAGCCTTACACATCCTAAGAGTCATAGAATGGAAGAGCTACTTAATAAAGGCAATTTTAATATTGTAATGATAGATGAGTGTCATATTGCAATAAGTCAGTATAAAAAGATAATAGAGGCAGTTGGTGACAATGTTAAAGTTATTGGAATGAGTGCAACTCCTTGGAACGATTCTCTAAAAGGAGTATTTGATGGATTTGTATATCAAAAAGAATTAATAGAAATGATTGAAGAAAAGTATTTATGTGAGCCTAAGTGTTTTGCAATACAAACTGATTGTGATTTAAGTAATGTAAAAACAGTAGGTGGAGAATTTGTTCAAAGAGATTTAGCGGAGGTAGTTGATAATGTTGCAAGAAATGAATTAATTGTAAAATCATATATAGAAAAAGCAAAAGATAGGAAACAAACTATAGTGTTTGCTACATCCATTGATCATGCAACTAATTTGAGTAATTGTTTCAAATTAAATGGAATATCTAGTGAATCTATTGATTCTACAGTTGATAAGGATGCAAGAAAACAAGTATTTGAAGACTTTATAAGTGGAAAATTTAAGGTTCTGGTAAATGTGAATATATGTAGTATTGGATTAGATATACCTAGTGTAGATTGTATAATTTTAGCAAGACCAACTAAGTCTAAAATGCTTTATGTACAACAGCTTGGACGTGGTTTAAGATTAAGTCCTGAGACTAATAAAAAAAATTGTTTGATATTGGATATAGTCGATAATGTAAAGAAGTTCAATTTAGTTAATTGCAAGTCTATATTTGATATGGAAAATGGTGAGACATTAGAAGAAGCTAAATTAAGAAAGCAATATGAAAAAGAGGAAAAGGAAAGATTACTTGAAGAACAAAAGGGAATTGAGGAAGAAGAGGAGCGATTAAGGCTTCAGGAAATAGAGTTATTTAATAGTAGAGTTGATAATATTCTAAGTAGTTCAACTTTTGATTGGTTCATGGGAAGCTTCAAATACAATAATCAATATGAAGATGTTGCTATATTAAGTGCTAATTCCAATATAGATCATTATGTTATTAAGATAGATGGAGAGTTCCAAGCTTTTGAATATACCAGACTAAAAGGATATGATTTTAATTTAGAATTAATAGAGAGTAATAAAGATTTATTAGAATTAATGCAGTTGGTGCAAGATAAATCAATCTACAATGGAAGCAGTTTTATAAATAAAAATTCAAAATGGAAATATGAGGAGGCGACAGAAAAACAAATATTAGCATGTAAACAATCTGTAAGAACAAAATGGGAAGCTCATAAATATTTCAGTAAAAAGAATATGTATTTTGCATTAAGAGATAGATTAGGTTAA
- a CDS encoding DEAD/DEAH box helicase family protein encodes MIDFDIGTKFNDVITEDVIESWGTDNVILNGATGSGKTYLIENNLHTYAEDNFKSILFLCNRTALYQQVLLEVKEEGLHNIEVMLYQTLQSKLKEKQNISRYNFIACDEWHYVLSDAMFNKYTDLTYDWIIDQKDSCKIFMSGTAENIFNKLKVDEIVKEEHEYIIPYSYDYVKECKFFKEKCDVFDIINHILTTTDDKVIYFVNSTDFAIEVYKQFKDNCIFRCSTHSKNTQAKELNDVDCIKGHSRDLITFDKRILITTKALDNGIDIRDKNVKHIICDVFDLESAQQCLGRKRKIDDNDTCTFYIRNYSKKAIGSFKGGLNKNYNPVELFVEQRKEFEEKYGQDRDFHTPYIYNEGDKRKYNKLAYWKMICDSSDIATMELITYKELFLQRLGDTMTNVIDLEELEKMKLKSELELYLEDIKCEKLFKDSKDDQQKKLIDMIDIRDKRNRQQSSPKQLNAYLQVNFQMSLMKDRDRNRNLEDGSINPNRDKTYWMVIDGIVE; translated from the coding sequence ATGATAGATTTTGATATAGGAACAAAATTTAATGATGTAATAACTGAAGATGTAATTGAAAGTTGGGGAACAGATAATGTAATTCTAAATGGAGCAACAGGAAGTGGAAAAACATATTTGATTGAAAATAATTTACATACATATGCTGAGGATAATTTTAAGTCAATATTATTCTTATGCAATAGGACAGCATTATATCAGCAGGTATTATTAGAAGTTAAAGAAGAAGGATTGCATAACATAGAAGTAATGTTATATCAGACTTTACAAAGTAAGTTAAAAGAAAAACAAAATATATCACGTTATAATTTTATTGCATGTGATGAGTGGCATTACGTATTATCAGATGCAATGTTCAATAAATATACAGACCTTACATATGATTGGATAATAGATCAAAAAGATAGTTGCAAAATATTTATGAGTGGTACTGCTGAAAATATATTCAATAAATTAAAAGTTGATGAGATTGTCAAGGAAGAACATGAGTATATAATACCTTACAGTTATGATTATGTGAAAGAATGTAAGTTTTTCAAAGAAAAATGTGATGTATTTGATATTATAAATCATATTTTAACTACTACAGATGATAAAGTTATATATTTTGTCAACTCAACTGATTTTGCCATCGAAGTATATAAACAATTTAAAGATAATTGTATTTTTAGATGTAGTACGCATAGTAAAAATACACAAGCTAAAGAATTAAATGATGTTGATTGTATAAAAGGGCATAGCAGAGATTTAATTACATTTGATAAAAGGATACTTATTACAACTAAAGCTCTTGATAATGGAATAGATATTAGAGATAAAAATGTAAAACATATTATTTGTGACGTTTTCGATTTAGAATCTGCTCAACAATGTTTAGGTAGAAAAAGAAAAATAGATGATAATGACACTTGCACATTTTATATAAGAAATTATAGTAAGAAGGCTATTGGAAGCTTCAAAGGTGGACTTAATAAAAATTATAATCCGGTAGAATTATTTGTTGAACAAAGAAAAGAATTTGAAGAAAAATATGGACAGGATAGGGATTTTCATACACCGTACATTTATAATGAAGGTGATAAAAGAAAATATAATAAATTAGCTTATTGGAAAATGATATGTGATAGTTCTGACATTGCAACTATGGAGTTAATTACGTATAAAGAATTATTTTTACAAAGGTTAGGTGATACTATGACAAATGTTATTGACTTAGAAGAATTAGAAAAAATGAAACTAAAAAGTGAATTGGAATTATATTTAGAAGATATAAAGTGTGAAAAATTATTTAAGGATTCAAAAGATGATCAACAAAAGAAATTAATTGACATGATTGATATAAGAGATAAAAGAAACAGGCAACAATCATCGCCTAAACAATTAAATGCATATCTTCAAGTAAATTTTCAAATGTCATTAATGAAAGATAGAGATAGAAATAGAAATTTAGAAGATGGTTCAATTAATCCTAATAGAGATAAAACATATTGGATGGTTATAGATGGAATAGTTGAATAA
- a CDS encoding amidase domain-containing protein, with the protein MKKIKLSKTILCLSLSLLVSGATVNTTVFASTINQDKVNITSAQPQRELINIKKSINSFLNSKYDVMKTWNYNSCSNIIKDSKLLEWKDKCNKFNSEWYRKVNLKIDSYSSNLNIDNIIKTDDETYVIDVTYDIKFQLQGTNSISTSMGEKYRFEIKEEDNQYHITKMLNLNEDVTTSTDNIETDNDDVTVLKSSTVTNSIEKTSTSTSAAVFVDYDNLIDSKISSINNQINNIDAYYEKYNTFKTGTQNEMLQTQSRSSSYSGYNSSNAVSYAHIFAEKHNSAYSYYTGKDCTNFVSQCVNSGLIPTTNYWKPYNRNWNTVNGFHDYMTNNGYATSTESQSGARLGDVVQLYNPASEDWTHSVILTGTDSSGWVYCAHSNDRTDYPLADGYSDGGWSNLRTIKFWH; encoded by the coding sequence ATGAAAAAGATAAAATTATCAAAAACTATTTTATGTTTATCTCTATCTTTATTAGTTTCTGGTGCAACTGTAAATACTACAGTATTCGCAAGTACAATAAATCAAGACAAGGTAAATATCACAAGTGCACAACCCCAAAGAGAACTAATCAATATTAAAAAATCTATTAATTCTTTTTTAAATTCCAAATATGATGTGATGAAAACATGGAATTATAACAGCTGTAGTAATATAATTAAAGATTCCAAGTTGTTAGAGTGGAAAGATAAATGTAATAAGTTCAATAGCGAATGGTATAGAAAAGTTAATCTTAAAATCGATAGTTATAGTTCAAATTTAAATATAGATAATATAATTAAAACAGATGACGAAACATACGTAATTGATGTAACTTACGATATAAAATTCCAATTACAAGGGACTAATTCAATATCAACATCTATGGGAGAAAAATATAGGTTTGAAATAAAAGAAGAAGATAATCAATATCATATTACTAAAATGTTAAATTTAAATGAGGACGTAACAACATCCACTGATAACATAGAAACAGATAATGATGATGTAACAGTATTAAAAAGTAGTACAGTAACAAACAGTATAGAAAAAACTAGTACAAGCACTTCTGCTGCTGTCTTTGTTGATTATGATAATTTAATTGATTCAAAAATATCAAGTATAAATAATCAAATAAATAATATTGATGCATATTATGAAAAATACAACACGTTTAAAACTGGTACTCAAAATGAAATGTTACAAACCCAAAGTCGGTCATCGTCTTATTCTGGTTATAATTCTAGCAATGCTGTAAGCTATGCACATATTTTTGCTGAAAAACATAATTCAGCATATTCATATTATACTGGCAAAGATTGTACAAACTTTGTATCACAATGCGTTAATTCGGGATTAATTCCAACTACAAATTATTGGAAGCCATATAATAGAAACTGGAATACCGTTAATGGCTTTCATGATTATATGACTAATAATGGATATGCTACATCAACTGAGTCACAAAGTGGTGCTAGATTAGGTGATGTTGTACAGCTCTATAATCCAGCTTCTGAGGATTGGACACATTCGGTAATTTTAACTGGTACTGATTCATCAGGATGGGTATATTGCGCGCATTCAAATGACAGAACTGATTATCCATTAGCTGATGGTTATTCAGATGGTGGATGGTCGAACTTAAGAACAATAAAATTTTGGCACTAA